Proteins encoded together in one Penicillium digitatum chromosome 1, complete sequence window:
- a CDS encoding Vacuolar protein sorting-associate Vta1, N-terminal — MASNIPAGLRSVDLGRFAIRAAQIEKAKPVVAYWCNFHIVNQIIERGLHNSDDEIKLYTTNLVEKLEQFKIENPDNDTVTDTVAASAYVEQFGLEVFGRAEAAMNANKVTKQTADTFQAAATFLELCSIWGPMDPELAGRIKFAKFHAVRIVKAFKAGENPNATNPTPKQEEELVDDPDVQAFDESVAEQASKPRQASIEEIPDESDRFGRELAQLSTLDESFHPSRTSSTPHTPPKIPSVPRNAPGFPPQPMDDDSITGGLELPSTPATIGGLSSAPKLPDTPTAFQSFPPPSEDMSISTPDQASFYDTPSASAPIQPPVATTLAPSPAAHAPVASAPYVPSQPSHGLDDNAVQLAQKHARWAVSALTFDDVDTAIKELRNSLKCLGAS; from the exons ATGGCGAGTAACATACCAGCTGGACTCCGATCGGTAGACCTTGGGCGATTTGCAATCAGGGCAGCTCAAATCGAGAAGGCCAAACCTGTGGTTGCCTACTGGT GCAATTTCCATATTGTAAACCAGATTATCGAAAGGGGTCTTCACAATTCCGATGACGAGATCAAACTCTACACAACAAACCTCGTGGAAAAGCTGGAGCAG TTCAAAATAGAAAATCCAGACAATGATACAGTGACAGACACTGTTGCGGCGAGCGCCTATGTCGAACAATTTGGATTGGAGGTCTTCGGCCGTGCAGAGGCCGCTATGAACGCCAACAAAGTTACAAA GCAAACGGCAGATACTTTCCAGGCTGCGGCCACTTTTCTTGAGCTTTGTTCGATCTGGGGGCCCATGGATCCAGAACTTGCTGGACGGATCAAATTCGCCAAATTTCACGCAGTCCGTATCGTTAAGGCTTTCAAAGCCGGCGAAAATCCTAACGCGACTAATCCCACGCCaaagcaggaagaagaacTTGTCGACGACCCCGACGTTCAGGCATTTGATGAGTCGGTAGCAGAGCAGGCCTCCAAGCCAAGACAAGCCTCTATCGAAGAGATCCCAGACGAGTCCGACCGTTTTGGACGAGAGCTGGCTCAGCTTTCGACTCTCGATGAATCGTTTCATCCATCACGCACATCCTCAACACCTCATACCCCGCCCAAGATCCCTTCTGTTCCTCGCAACGCACCTGGTTTTCCCCCGCAACCAATGGATGATGATTCAATCACGGGCGGCTTAGAGCTTCCATCAACTCCAGCGACCATTGGCGGGTTGTCCTCAGCACCTAAGCTTCCAGATACCCCGACTGCATTTCAGTCCTTCCCTCCGCCATCTGAGGATATGTCCATCTCCACGCCAGACCAGGCCTCTTTCTATGATACCCCAAGTGCTAGTGCACCCATCCAGCCTCCAGTTGCTACGACACTTGCTCCATCCCCAGCTGCCCACGCTCCGGTTGCATCGGCTCCCTATGTTCCGTCTCAGCCATCACACGGATTAGACGACAACGCTGTGCAGTTGGCGCAGAAGCACGCTCGTTGGGCGGTCTCTGCTTTGACTTTTGACGATGTCGATACCGCTATCAAGGAACTCAGAAACTCGCTGAAGTGTCTAGGCGCATCATGA
- a CDS encoding Calpain-like protease PalBory, whose product MIMSKPTSTQSCLSQALSAEEAVAAATSKKAALEAAINAAELYMKALRLAPAGDKRQLDTKCKELLSKAEKIKTAADWQSAARAGPQQSFPSLRPPASRRKLTTREEIIILEGAKLNGYIFPPWSRAPLQDEFEHKAQPFTDVPDLHLSEYQREIFAGWKRPHDLLRTKNAANKTHNAIDPAMATSRQSDLVQDVLTDCSVVASLCATTSRSERGLGQHASPILYPCTVDKNPLLSHSGKYIFRLYFNGSFRKVVIDDRLPSSKTTRSLHVIDRNNLNFLWPALVEKAYLKVRGGYDFPGSNSGTDLWVLTGWIPEQVFLHHDDSTSDEIWGRLYSAFRHGDVVLTIGTGKLTEREQHGLGLVGEHDYAILELKEVQGRRQFLLKNPWAGAEPNVQSSLTDDIGSVGLNDKPHLSPGTFWMDCEQVLQNFENLYLNWNPGLFRYREDIHFTWDLSHGRVIAGCFVKNPQFSISSCAGGTVWLLLGKHFTTDHQQFSSGGTKNETGFISIYIFRADGRRVSLSDGALHRGPYVDSPNTLMRLEMPPKSTYTAVVSEQSLPSSARNFTLSAFSTAPVVVAPSLDKYLCLTKASGSWTAMTAGGNAESPRYHSNPQFSIRISEPTDVSILLETTEAELATHVKIFWSNGQRISRVRSRDIIADSGDYRRGCALAETRSLDKGTYTIVCSTFAPDQLGSFMLWVSSTIPCVVQPLVSESAGRRTVLSEVGVLSPGKDRMLASLRVSRLTRVRLIARNKRSTTGSRPVAPSPVLMTVELGQGPYKETLATSEDGTHSDAVSGVRVDDFDLLPSTESRYVWIVIERIGGPGGQVEDHFEVEALAEERVEIGKWAIEDE is encoded by the exons ATGATCATGTCTAAACCTACATCCACGCAGTCCTGTCTATCTCAAGCTTTG AGCGCTGAAGAGGCGGTAGCTGCAGCGACCTCCAAGAAAGCGGCATTGGAAGCAGCCATCAATGCCGCGGAGCTTTACATGAAAGCGTTGCGCCTGGCGCCTGCCGGTGATAAAAGACAACTCGACACAAAATGCAAGGAATTGCTGTCCAAAGCCGAGAAGATCAAGACCGCTGCCGACTGGCAGTCGGCTGCTCGTGCGGGGCCCCAGCAATCATTCCCTAGCCTACGGCCGCCCGCATCCAGGCGGAAGCTCACCACCCGTGAAGAAATCATCATCCTTGAAGGCGCCAAACTCAACGGCTATATCTTTCCACCATGGAGTCGTGCACCCCTTCAGGATGAATTTGAACACAAAGCGCAGCCTTTTAC GGATGTGCCTGATTTGCACCTATCTGAATACCAAAGAGAAATTTTCGCAGGCTGGAAACGGCCGCATGATCTACTACGGACAAAGAATGCGGCTAATAAGACACATAATGCAATCGATCCAGCTATGGCGACTTCAAGACAATCTGATCTCGTGCAAGATGTCTTGACGGATTGTTCGGTGGTCGCAAGTCTCTGCGCCACAACTTCTCGATCGGAACGAGGTCTAGGGCAG CATGCATCGCCGATACTCTACCCATGCACTGTAGACAAGAACCCGTTACTTTCGCATTCTGGGAAGTACATTTTTCGCTTGTACTTCAACGGATCTTTTCGAAAGGTAGTGATAGATGATCGTTTGCCATCGTCGAAGACAACACGCTCACTCCACGTGATCGATCGCAACAATTTGAATTTCTTGTGGCCTGCTCTTGTGGAGAAGGCCTACTTGAAGGTTCGCGGAGGCTATGATTTCCCTGGAAGTAACTCGGGGACCGACCTTTGGGTACTTACTGGTTGGATCCCGGAACAAGTCTTTTTACATCATGACGATTCAACCTCGGATGAGATCTGGGGACGTTTATACAGTGCCTTCCGGCATGGCGATGTAGTTTTGACCATCGGCACTGGGAAATTGACAGAACGGGAACAACATGGCCTGGGGCTAGTTGGTGAACATGATTACGCTATCCTGGAATTAAAGGAAGTCCAGGGTCGTCGTCAATTTCTTTTGAAGAACCCGTGGGCTGGTGCAGAACCTAATGTACAAAGCAGTCTTACGGATGATATCGGCTCGGTCGGCCTGAATGATAAACCTCACCTTTCCCCAGGGACATTTTGGATGGACTGTGAACAAGTTCTACAAAATTTCGAGAATCTTTACCTTAACTGGAATCCTGGTTTATTCAGATACCGCGAGGACATCCACTTCACTTGGGATCTGTCGCATGGTCGAGTTATCGCTGGCTGTTTCGTGAAGAACCCCCAGTTCTCCATCTCTAGTTGTGCAGGAGGAACGGTCTGGCTACTGCTCGGGAAGCATTTTACGACAGACCACCAACAGTTCAGTTCTGGAGGAACGAAAAATGAGACAGGGTTTATCAGCATCTACATTTTTCGAGCAGATGGCCGAAGAGTGTCTCTCAGTGATGGGGCGCTCCATCGAGGACCATACGTGGACTCCCCTAACACTCTTATGAGGCTGGAAATGCCTCCCAAGTCAACCTACACCGCAGTGGTCTCGGAGCAATCACTCCCATCATCCGCCCGGAATTTCACACTCTCTGCATTTTCAACCGCCCCTGTGGTCGTGGCACCCTCGCTAGATAAGTATCTATGTTTGACCAAGGCAAGTGGTTCCTGGACAGCAATGACAGCGGGTGGGAATGCCGAGTCACCTCGATACCACTCCAATCCTCAATTCAGCATACGGATCTCCGAACCAACAGACGTCTCGATATTGCTTGAGACTACTGAAGCAGAGCTAGCGACCCACGTGAAAATTTTCTGGTCAAACGGGCAGCGCATATCGCGCGTGCGAAGCCGAGACATCATTGCTGACAGTGGCGATTACCGTCGCGGATGCGCACTGGCTGAGACCAGATCCCTGGACAAAGGCACTTACACCATCGTCTGTTCCACATTTGCCCCCGACCAGCTTGGCAGCTTTATGTTATGGGTTTCATCCACAATCCCGTGTGTAGTCCAGCCCTTGGTCTCGGAGTCTGCTGGGCGGCGCACTGTCCTGTCCGAAGTGGGTGTTTTGTCTCCAGGCAAGGATCGGATGCTGGCCTCGCTGCGGGTATCTCGTTTGACACGGGTCCGACTTATTGCGAGGAACAAGCGGTCCACGACCGGCTCTCGCCCTGTTGCTCCGTCCCCCGTGCTGATGACCGTGGAGCTGGGCCAAGGGCCATACAAAGAGACATTGGCCACCTCGGAGGATGGAACTCACAGCGATGCCGTGTCCGGGGTACGAGTTGATGATTTCGATTTGCTACCCAGTACTGAGTCACGCTATGTATGGATTGTTATTGAGCGCATTGGGGGTCCAGGAGGGCAGGTGGAGGATCATTTCGAAGTAGAAGCATTGGCGGAGGAGAGAGTGGAGATTGGAAAGTGGGCAATTGAAGATGAATGA
- a CDS encoding Mitochondrial substrate carrier — MAGQSKPVLSPWGSAVAGATGAVLANALVYPLDLVKTKLQVQVKEKNGPERADDLEHYKSTMDAITKISEKEGYSGLYSGMAGALLGVASTNFAYFYWYSVVRTLYMASAKSRQAPGTAIELSLGAVSGAVAQIFTIPVAVVTTRQQTQPKGEKKGLIETGREVVESEDGWTGLWRGLKASLILVVNPAITYGAYQRLKEVLFPGKNNLKPWEAFLLGAMSKALATIVTQPLIVAKVGLQSRPPPSRNGKPFKTFGEVMKHIVDNEGLFSLFKGIGPQILKGLLVQGLLMMTKERMELLFIVLFAYLGKIKKNELRKAVDLAAGKAKTSLPATLK, encoded by the exons ATGGCCGGACAATCTAAACCTGTGCTGTCACCATGGGGCAGCGCCGTGGCAGGCGCGACAGGGGCCGTCCTTGCGAACGCTCTGGTGTACCCACTTGACTT AGTCAAGACAAAACTACAAGTACaagtcaaggagaagaacgGACCCGAGCGAGCTGACGACCTCGAACATTATAAATCGACGATGGATGCTATCACCAAGATCTCAGAGAAGGAAGGCTATAGTGGTCTATACTCCGGAATGGCTGGAGCCCTTCTAGGTGTTGCCTCAACAAACTTCGCATACTTCTACTGGTACAGCGTCGTAAGAACGCTCTATATGGCTTCTGCCAAGTCGAGACAGGCTCCCGGCACAGCTATTGAGCTCTCGCTAGGTGCTGTCTCTGGTGCCGTGGCTCAGATTTTCACCATCCCGGTGGCCGTTGTCACGACCCGACAGCAGACACAGCCGAAGGGCGAGAAGAAGGGGTTGATTGAGACGGGCCGGGAGGTGGTCGAGAGCGAGGACGGCTGGACCGGCCTGTGGCGTGGCCTGAAGGCCAGCTTGATCCTGGTCGTTAACCCGGCCATCACCTATGGCGCATACCAGCGCCTGAAGGAAGTTCTCTTCCCGGGGAAAAACAATCTCAAACCCTGGGAGGCATTCC TCCTTGGTGCCATGTCCAAGGCTTTGGCCACGATCGTAACCCAGCCTCTGATCGTCGCTAAGGTTGGACTGCAGTCTCGCCCACCACCCAGCCGAAACGGCAAGCCCTTCAAGACCTTTGGTGAAGTCATGAAGCACATTGTTGATAATGAGGGCTTGTTTTCCCTCTTCAAGGGCATTGGACCTCAGATCTTGAAGGGTCTTTTGGTCCAGGGTCTGCTTATGATGACTAAGGAGAG GATGGAGCTTCTTTTTATCGTCCTGTTCGCCTACCTCgggaaaatcaagaaaaatGAACTGCGCAAGGCTGTGGATTTGGCAGCGGGAAAGGCCAAGACCAGCCTACCTGCTACTCTAAAGTAA
- a CDS encoding Nuclease (SNase-like), OB-fold, whose amino-acid sequence MKLRNGKKMLIHDLEISLLEGIKILRQLVPAGFLLILVYVLVNELVCYSQQVPGLAIPPVLPLIGNLHQLRTNAAQQYEWAKDLGPVYQVRLGNIPVMVINSAAAAKVILGHNSPATASRPQLYTYHKVCSLTAQAIPYLYQLLNYSSYLILRGQRSEQRPTMTR is encoded by the exons ATGAAGTTGAG AAACGGAAAGAAAATGCTCATTCACGATCTTGAAATCTCCCTACTCGAGGGCATTAAAATCCTGCGGCAACTGGTCCCGGCAGGTTTCCTGTTGATCCTAGTTTATGTTTTAGTCAATGAGCTAGTTTGCTATAGCCAGCAAGTTCCAGGGCTTGCGATTCCACCGGTGCTTCCTCTTATCGGCAACCTCCACCAGCTTCGAACAAACGCAGCCCAGCAATATGAATGGGCTAAAGATCTTGGCCCAGTCTACCAAGTTAGGCTTGGAAATATTCCAGTCATGGTAATCAATAgtgctgctgctgccaaAGTTATTCTAGGTCATAACTCCCCGGCTACCGCCTCGAGGCCTCAGCTCTATACATACCACAAGGTTTGCTCATTGACAGCTCAGGCAATTCCATATCTATATCAATTACTAAATTACAGCTCGTATCTAATACTGCGGGGACAACGATCGGAGCAACGCCCTACAATGACTCGTTAA
- a CDS encoding Nuclease (SNase-like), OB-fold, with protein MDSGLWDDPEEFQPERWLKHPNKPIFTFGVGYRMCADSLLAYRELYLTLLRMLAAFEIVTDRPIETHPDKWVDDLTNLMIFAWPITIYPNNRPHQPLVRTSHKLVTQVAWVVMRWPPWSSESTNDEQKQTPSSWLSSTANNPSSILDWTAFTEFRTIVPTLVLTSGILLAVRFHRRYLRRIPDAPSISSSYLRKRSIFGQVTSVGDGDNFRIFHTPGGRMAGWGWLPWKKVPTVKKDLKDKTIHIRLAGIDAPELAHFGRPEQPFARDAHTWLTSYLTSQRIRALVHRQDQYSRVVASVFVRRIFDFPPYRRRDVSYEMLKRGLATVYEAKVGSEFGGEKMENKYRKAEWWAKKQGKGLWKDYRRVGSGWESPREYKNRMGMGDYAPIEKVNGKGKIGKN; from the exons ATGG ACTCTGGTCTCTGGGATGATCCGGAAGAGTTCCAGCCCGAAAGATGGTTGAAGCATCCAAACAAGCCTATTTTCACATTCGGCGTTGGCTATCGTATGTGTGCTGACTCTTTGCTGGCCTATCGAGAGTTATATTTGACCTTATTGCGAATGCTTGCCGCATTTGAAATTGTAACAGACAGGCCAATTGAAACGCATCCAGACAAATGGGTGGATGACCTGACCAATCTG ATGATCTTCGCTTGGCCCATCACTATTTATCCCAACAACCGCCCTCACCAACCGCTCGTTCGCACATCACATAAACTTGTCACACAAGTGGCATGGGTCGTGATGCGATGGCCACCATGGAGCTCCGAGTCGACCAATGACGAACAAAAACAAACACCCAGCTCCTGGCTCTCCTCCACGGCAAACAACCCGAGCTCCATCCTCGACTGGACTGCGTTCACAGAATTCAGAACTATTGTCCCAACCCTCGTCCTGACTAGCGGTATTCTCCTTGCAGTGCGCTTCCACCGACGTTACCTACGGCGCATCCCCGACGCGCCTAGCATCTCGTCCTCGTATCTTCGAAAGCGGAGCATCTTCGGCCAAGTTACCAGCGTCGGCGATGGAGACAATTTCAGGATTTTCCATACACCGGGTGGCCGCATGGCTGGATGGGGCTGGCTACCGTGGAAAAAAGTTCCTACTGTGAAGAAGGATCTGAAAGACAAAACC ATCCACATCCGCCTCGCTGGCATCGATGCCCCAGAACTTGCCCACTTCGGCCGCCCCGAACAACCATTCGCGCGCGACGCACACACCTGGCTAACATCCTACCTGACTAGCCAACGAATCCGTGCCCTAGTGCACCGACAGGACCAATACTCGCGCGTGGTAGCGAGCGTCTTCGTCCGGCGCATATTTGACTTCCCGCCATACCGTCGGCGGGATGTTTCTTACGAAATGCTGAAGCGTGGCTTAGCAACTGTCTACGAAGCAAAGGTTGGCTCTGAATTTGGCGGTGAGAAGATGGAAAATAAGTATCGCAAGGCCGAGTGGTGGGCTAAGAAGCAAGGCAAGGGGCTTTGGAAAGATTATCGTCGTGTCGGGTCTGGTTGGGAGAGTCCGAGAGAGTACAAGAATCGGATGGGCATGGGGGATTATGCTCCGATCGAGAAGGTGAATGGGAAAGGGAAAATTGGGAAGAACTAA
- a CDS encoding Adenylate kinase 2: MSHVTKQLRKAARIILIGAPGVGKGTQSERLLARFPQLASISSGDLLRENVRRRTPLGLEAEATMQSGNLVPDSMILNLISEDMKSKGWLLPPPAFSGLSATSSSSSSPVDPSSSAHSLDSSASFILDGFPRTATQATALDSLVPVNFVVHIITPPSVILARIASRWVHEPSGRVYNTDFHPPKVAGKDDVTGEPLTQREDDSLDTWKQRLRKFEETSKSLLDHYDRQRCLFRAEGNSSDEISPKLFAEIERRFC; this comes from the exons ATGTCGCATGTGACAAAGCAGCTCCGTAAGGCTGCGCGGATCATCTTGATTGGCGCACCGGGAGTAGGGAAAGGCACACAGTCCGAGCGACTGCTAGCCCGATTCCCCCAGCTGGCTTCAATCAGTTCGGGTGATCTGTTGAGAGAGAATGTGCGCCGACGCACACCCCTCG GCCTTGAAGCTGAGGCCACAATGCAGTCCGGCAATCTTGTTCCCGACTCAATGATCTTGAATCTGATTTCCGAAGATATGAAATCCAAGGGCTGGCTCCTCCCACCACCCGCATTCTCTGGACTATCCGCaacatcctcgtcatcttcttctccagtcGATCCGTCCTCCTCGGCTCACTCACTCGATTCCTCTGCCTCGTTTATTCTCGACGGGTTTCCCCGCACAGCAACTCAGGCAACAGCCTTGGACAGCCTAGTACCGGTAAACTTTGTCGTGCATATCATCACTCCGCCATCAGTGATCCTCGCCCGCATTGCATCACGCTGGGTCCACGAGCCCTCAGGGCGCGTGTATAACACAGACTTCCACCCGCCAAAGGTGGCAGGCAAAGACGATGTAACGGGCGAGCCGCTGACGCAGCGAGAGGACGATTCTCTCGATACATGGAAGCAGCGTTTACGAAAGTTTGAGGAGACGAGCAAATCTCTCCTGGACCACTATGACCGTCAGCGGTGTCTATTCCGTGCGGAGGGTAATAGCTCCGACGAAATCAGCCCAAAGCTGTTTGCTGAGATTGAGCGGCGGTTCTGCTGA
- a CDS encoding DNA primase, large subunit, eukaryotic/archaeal: MIRQDAHRIDPKRRAIIDPKKRQFATPTYKQQDYAHRLNIYEIPPTAEITLEQFEQWAIDRLKILAEIEACSYRNKSPAETATYITPLLQKFLPLSSNTSSPSGAADPRLKNERQKDHYSHFILRLAFSATEDLRRRFARAETMLFRFRFQQDDSREKRAFIDSLNLDWEPVGDFEKTEIAENLLSSTPGLRRLDDETWYKVDWEKVPELIERRSVFLKRGKAYVPGREQLSMIMAEFTARLERALELTSRALPRLDEDDRLTPILNHLSKNFGSAESVYSEGEGYVDGSPITASSIDQLAQQHFPLCMKSLHVNLRKNNHLKHFGRLQYTLFLKGIGLSLEECILFWRQGFKGKTDDEFNSQYKYNIRHAYGEVGGDVNRRGKGYTPYSCQKILGDSNPGIGQTHGCPYRHYSVDNLVGFLQATGVNDKEVLRGVREDVGKMRYHIACNRVFEATHKNEIKKVKEDGSWSQTDLDTIVHPNTYFKRSFLLKHMAKAPKNA, translated from the exons ATGATTCGGCAAGACGCCCATCGTATCGATCCAAAACGACGGGCTATTATtgacccaaaaaaaagacaatTTGCTACTCCAACATACAAGCAGCAGGACTATGCGCACCGTCTGAACATTTATGAAATACCTCCTACCGCAGAAATCACCCTCGAACAATTCGAGCAATGGGCCATTGATAGACTGAAGA TCTTGGCTGAGATTGAAGCATGCTCGTATCGAAACAAATCCCCCGCCGAGACGGCGACATACATTACACCTCTCTTACAGAAGTTCCTCCCCCTTTCATCCAATACATCTTCTCCCTCCGGTGCCGCAGACCCACGCTTGAAAAATGAGCGTCAAAAGGACCACTACTCCCATTTCATCCTACGGTTGGCCTTCTCGGCCACAGAAGACCTCCGTCGACGATTCGCCCGCGCCGAGACCATGCTGTTCAGATTTCGTTTCCAGCAGGACGATTCGAGGGAAAAGCGCGCGTTCATAGATAGCTTGAATCTCGATTGGGAGCCTGTGGGTGACTTTGAGAAGACGGAGATTGCAGAGAATCTCCTCAGCTCCACGCCAGGGCTGCGTCGGCTGGATGATGAAACCTGGTATAAAGTTGACTGGGAGAAGGTCCCCGAGTTGATCGAACGGCGCTCGGTTTTCCTGAAGAGAGGAAAGGCTTATGTTCCTGGTCGAGAGCAGCTGAGTATGATCATGGCTGAGTTTACCGCTCGCTTGGAGCGCGCACTCGAG CTCACAAGTCGTGCCCTCCCCCGACTGGACGAGGATGATCGTCTGACACCCATCCTGAACCATCTTTCAAAGAACTTTGGTAGCGCCGAATCTGTGTACTCGGAAGGCGAAGGATATGTGGACGGATCTCCCATCACGGCCAGCTCCATCGACCAACTGGCCCAACAACATTTCCCGTTGTGCATGAAGAGCTTGCACGTGAACTTGCGCAAAAACAACCACCTGAAGCATTTTGGTCGACTACAGTATACGCTTTTCCTGAAGGGCATTGGCTTGTCATTGGAGGAGTGTATTTTGTTTTGGCGTCAGGGGTTCAAGGGCAAGACCGATGACGAGTTCAATTCTCAATACAAGTACAATATTCGTCATGCCTATGGCGAGGTCGGTGGAGATGTGAACCGTCGCGGAAAGGGGTATACTCCCTATTCGTGCCAGAAGATTCTCGGCGATTCAAATCCCGGCATTGGCCAGACTCACGGCTGTCCCTATCGCCATTACTCCGTTGATAACCTGGTGGGCTTCCTCCAGGCCACTGGCGTCAATGATAAGGAGGTCCTGCGGGGTGTGCGTGAAGACGTTGGCAAGATGCGGTACCACATTGCTTGCAACAGAGTGTTCGAGGCGACGCACAAGAATGAGATCAAAAAGGTTAAAGAGGATGGATCGTGGAGTCAGACTGACCTCGATACGATTGTTCACCCAAACACCTACTTCAAGCGCAGCTTTCTATTGAAGCACATGGCCAAGGCTCCAAAGAACGCTTAG